Proteins co-encoded in one Desulfitobacterium hafniense DCB-2 genomic window:
- the tatA gene encoding twin-arginine translocase TatA/TatE family subunit: MVTFAMITPTVAVIALVIALILFGPGKLPELGKGLGKGIKEFKDATDLSDDDGKKKKKEIAESKKEEPAESKKEEPVESKE; the protein is encoded by the coding sequence ATGGTAACATTTGCTATGATTACTCCTACTGTTGCAGTTATTGCCTTGGTTATTGCTCTGATTCTTTTTGGACCTGGGAAGCTCCCTGAACTGGGCAAGGGCTTAGGCAAAGGTATCAAAGAGTTTAAAGATGCCACAGATCTCTCTGACGATGATGGCAAGAAAAAGAAAAAGGAAATTGCCGAAAGTAAAAAAGAAGAGCCGGCTGAGAGCAAGAAAGAAGAGCCAGTTGAAAGCAAGGAATAG
- a CDS encoding FAD-dependent oxidoreductase, translating into MTINRRDFIKRAAAGAAVVAGSSFLVGCNNTEAVAPASAPEAWDQETDVVVVGGGNGGLSAAAAAVEEGKKVILCEISAFLGGGSAYSGGTIHSWGLDTWEKYKEHTEDLHDPVLAKKYVETFRQVYLPWLEKNGIPLKKHPGGKGFNNDYGLGSGEAGYLRHKAYFDALANFVTGKGGTIMTQTRVLRLVIDEAGMVCGVQAIKKGESKAIFIKAGSVILATGGFQSNKGLMAKYIGPNGDVARNMGTPYNTGSGMLMAQGVGAMTQGSFSTFSGTFSGIVPGPAVEDEPELYEEKRAGDPQSLPGIGGGRPAVPMWVNFLFPDETTGILVNLQGKRFADETSPIEAKYARLPQEVLKQKRAMAFMIGDKAIYDKAAGSEAILKMYMDQGGKVVEAATLEELAAKCQEIHGMHKGAFLKTVNEYNKAIDSGTTDSLEVPRVLNHNKIAQGPFYAVPVTANIYHTFGGVAINENAQVLDVQRTPIPNLYACPPCAGIFREVYTGGIASAGTFGYIAGKHIAGK; encoded by the coding sequence ATGACCATTAACAGAAGAGATTTTATTAAACGAGCCGCTGCAGGTGCCGCTGTTGTGGCTGGATCCAGTTTTTTAGTGGGCTGCAATAATACCGAGGCGGTTGCCCCAGCGTCAGCTCCCGAAGCATGGGATCAGGAAACGGATGTCGTCGTCGTCGGTGGCGGTAATGGTGGGTTAAGTGCAGCCGCGGCTGCCGTAGAAGAAGGCAAAAAGGTCATCCTCTGCGAAATCAGTGCCTTTCTCGGCGGTGGCTCCGCATATTCGGGCGGTACCATCCATTCCTGGGGTCTAGATACATGGGAAAAATACAAAGAGCATACTGAAGATCTGCATGATCCTGTACTTGCGAAAAAGTATGTAGAAACCTTTAGACAAGTATACCTTCCTTGGCTGGAGAAGAATGGTATCCCTCTTAAAAAGCATCCGGGCGGCAAGGGGTTCAATAATGACTACGGCTTAGGCTCCGGTGAAGCGGGATATCTTAGGCATAAAGCCTATTTTGATGCTTTAGCGAACTTTGTCACAGGTAAGGGCGGTACAATCATGACCCAGACACGGGTTTTGCGCCTTGTCATTGATGAAGCCGGTATGGTTTGCGGTGTTCAAGCCATTAAGAAGGGTGAATCCAAGGCCATCTTCATTAAGGCTGGTTCCGTTATTTTAGCTACGGGTGGGTTCCAATCCAATAAAGGATTGATGGCTAAGTATATTGGACCTAATGGGGATGTGGCCCGAAACATGGGGACTCCTTATAATACGGGCAGCGGAATGCTGATGGCCCAAGGGGTTGGAGCTATGACTCAGGGAAGCTTTTCGACCTTCTCCGGGACTTTTTCCGGTATTGTTCCAGGACCGGCGGTGGAAGATGAGCCGGAGCTCTATGAGGAAAAGCGCGCCGGTGATCCACAAAGCCTGCCGGGCATCGGCGGCGGGCGTCCTGCCGTTCCCATGTGGGTCAACTTTCTTTTCCCTGATGAGACCACAGGTATTCTGGTCAATCTTCAAGGTAAACGTTTTGCAGATGAGACATCTCCCATCGAAGCCAAATACGCCAGACTCCCTCAAGAAGTGTTAAAGCAAAAAAGAGCGATGGCCTTTATGATTGGGGACAAGGCCATCTATGACAAGGCGGCGGGGTCGGAAGCGATTCTTAAGATGTATATGGATCAGGGGGGTAAGGTTGTAGAAGCTGCAACTCTTGAGGAGTTGGCTGCAAAGTGCCAGGAAATCCATGGTATGCATAAGGGGGCCTTTTTGAAAACAGTCAACGAATACAATAAGGCCATTGATAGCGGTACTACGGACAGTCTTGAAGTTCCCAGGGTGCTCAATCATAATAAGATCGCCCAAGGTCCTTTCTATGCTGTACCTGTAACCGCGAATATCTACCATACCTTCGGTGGGGTTGCCATCAACGAAAATGCTCAGGTTCTTGATGTCCAGAGAACCCCGATTCCCAATCTCTATGCCTGCCCGCCCTGCGCAGGTATTTTCAGAGAAGTTTATACAGGCGGAATTGCCTCAGCCGGTACTTTTGGTTATATTGCCGGAAAACATATCGCTGGGAAATAA
- a CDS encoding sigma-54 interaction domain-containing protein: MHVHELLQRISQGTEKAYLEKCRDQRELFMEGKPVDPGIVPKVVYNSWVRSQRYGVDPFEKPCHHPIDKSKSKELSRFIECLERYNFFIKQALELIDYQGFTFTFSAKESLTKHIYDDLGSPFANLIGECSERTVGTNATAIALAENVPVALVSSLSYQYWPAENGVNTAAPIHNHQGEVMGGIHIGLKDIKRTQDAFWLVTYLAQVFDRLYLPMTQKHEKKIKDIIDLLPQGVAYINNKKSIHYNEKFQTLVNLSKGKNSLKKVSEFFSQEDWTSIFACQEIKADGKTLIINSNSLDYEDFETSKIFIVEEKQSLTQRLQENSQGSKTTVGLYSFDDIVGNNAELNEAKSIGLNVAGTSVPVLIFGENGTGKEMFAQAIHAASPRREKPFIAINCGAIPAELVESELFGYEEGSFTGALKGGKIGKIEAASGGTLFLDEIESMPVQDQIKLLRVISTGKVQKVGSTKEIPVDIRLISATKKDLLEESDKGLFREDLYFRISTFIIELPALRQRREDILLLTKEFISKFSRKYGLEQTVEMAQEFVEALENYSWRGNVRELEHSIERAIILMGAGLTLKVDYLSKRIQESYQNYQVKGLVEDVLAKGLKKQEQGLLYTAEAMIIDHVLKSVGGNVTAAAEKLGVTRKTIYNKLQEHPDLRVVK; encoded by the coding sequence ATGCATGTTCATGAACTTTTGCAAAGGATAAGCCAAGGAACAGAAAAAGCCTATCTGGAGAAATGCAGAGATCAGCGGGAGCTTTTTATGGAGGGCAAACCCGTGGATCCAGGCATTGTTCCCAAAGTGGTTTATAATTCATGGGTACGGAGTCAGCGGTACGGAGTGGATCCCTTTGAAAAACCTTGCCATCACCCAATAGATAAGTCCAAAAGCAAAGAGCTTAGCCGTTTTATAGAGTGTTTGGAGCGCTACAACTTTTTTATTAAACAGGCTCTCGAACTGATCGATTATCAGGGGTTTACCTTTACCTTTTCAGCAAAAGAGAGCTTAACCAAACATATCTATGATGATCTAGGAAGTCCCTTTGCTAATCTTATCGGAGAATGCTCGGAGAGAACTGTGGGGACAAATGCTACTGCCATAGCTTTAGCTGAGAATGTTCCTGTTGCCTTAGTTAGTTCCTTAAGCTATCAATACTGGCCTGCTGAAAACGGGGTGAATACAGCTGCTCCCATACACAATCACCAAGGTGAAGTTATGGGAGGGATCCATATTGGTTTAAAGGATATAAAAAGGACTCAGGATGCGTTTTGGTTAGTCACTTATCTTGCCCAAGTCTTTGACCGCCTTTACTTGCCGATGACCCAGAAGCATGAAAAGAAGATCAAGGATATTATTGATTTGCTTCCTCAAGGCGTAGCTTATATTAATAATAAGAAATCCATACACTATAATGAAAAATTTCAAACTTTGGTGAATCTAAGCAAAGGGAAGAATTCTTTAAAAAAGGTTAGTGAGTTTTTTTCTCAGGAGGACTGGACTTCTATATTTGCTTGCCAGGAGATTAAAGCAGATGGCAAGACCTTGATTATAAACAGCAACAGCTTAGATTATGAGGACTTCGAAACAAGCAAGATATTTATCGTAGAAGAAAAACAGTCATTGACCCAACGGCTTCAGGAGAATTCTCAGGGTTCTAAGACCACGGTTGGCTTATATAGCTTTGATGATATCGTAGGCAATAATGCTGAATTAAATGAAGCAAAGTCCATCGGGTTGAATGTGGCAGGCACCTCCGTTCCGGTCTTGATCTTCGGGGAAAATGGAACAGGGAAAGAAATGTTCGCCCAGGCCATTCATGCAGCCAGTCCACGTCGGGAGAAGCCTTTTATTGCCATTAATTGCGGGGCTATTCCTGCGGAGCTGGTGGAAAGCGAGCTTTTTGGCTATGAGGAAGGTTCCTTTACGGGAGCTTTGAAAGGGGGGAAGATAGGCAAGATCGAAGCCGCCTCTGGAGGAACCCTGTTCCTGGATGAAATAGAAAGTATGCCTGTCCAGGATCAAATTAAACTTCTGCGGGTTATCTCCACAGGAAAAGTTCAAAAGGTGGGGAGTACCAAAGAGATTCCTGTGGATATCCGCTTAATCTCGGCTACGAAGAAGGACCTTCTGGAAGAGTCGGATAAGGGGTTATTTAGGGAAGATCTCTATTTCCGCATTAGTACCTTTATCATTGAATTACCGGCTTTGAGACAACGCAGGGAAGATATTTTGCTCTTAACGAAAGAATTCATCAGCAAATTCTCTCGTAAATATGGTCTGGAGCAAACGGTTGAGATGGCTCAAGAGTTTGTGGAAGCTCTGGAGAATTACTCCTGGCGGGGAAATGTTCGTGAGTTGGAGCACTCAATTGAGCGAGCTATTATTTTGATGGGAGCCGGTTTGACTCTGAAGGTTGATTATTTGTCTAAGAGAATCCAAGAATCTTATCAAAACTATCAAGTCAAAGGCTTGGTAGAGGATGTTTTGGCTAAAGGTCTGAAGAAACAAGAACAAGGGCTCTTATACACGGCTGAGGCTATGATTATCGATCATGTGCTCAAATCCGTCGGTGGTAATGTCACTGCAGCAGCAGAAAAATTAGGAGTAACCCGAAAGACAATTTATAATAAGCTGCAGGAGCATCCTGATTTAAGAGTGGTTAAATAA
- a CDS encoding transglycosylase domain-containing protein: MASPPKRTPSKRPRKKKRVSKLRVFLVSFGSVFTLACIALLIYVLYVVAGTPDWHPDTLTNQKQTSFVYDMDGNQIAELHAAENRQMVDSSEIPQLVKDTFVAVEDKRFNDHFGVDPIRIVGSFIADLKSQSWKEGASTITMQLANNAFIENPREKTLVRKLQQAALAIQLEREYTKDEILTFYLNRIFFGESSFGIQAAAKTYFGKDLKALNPDEIALLAGLPQAPSGYNPYYHPEEAKKRRTIVLGVMKDSGLITADEYDQYKDAPFEHVENVKANRAESEKPVVAGTNYQYPYFVDHVIEELINEHGLTEDQIFNGGLRIYTTVDTKIQAAAEKEFANAANFPQSVDETLVQGAMTVLDPKTGAIRALVGGRDHNTARGFNRATRASRQPGSTVKPLVVYAPALEKGGFFPGTVLDDMPVKYNAGNGQVWAPVNYDTEYAGWRGLITMRFAVQNSVNVYAVKLMNLVGIEYSWNFAKNSLGLPLEEGDKVLSLALGTNQMSTLDMASAYGVFANNGVRVAPHAIEKVQDANGKEVLVPQVTKERTMKETTAYLMNSMLRSVVTGGTGTRAQIGNWAVAGKTGTTSLDPDIYGYRTGNPDAWFAGYTPEYVGVVWMGYDKDDETLTHYLHKVYGGQYPAQIWKNVMTAAHEGLTVQTEFQQPSGIVGGDFDTKSGLIPSSLTPKDFIRREIAAQGDFPTRVSDVWVEKEIDKDHPEYLAGTGTVNKEKKVFLNITGRDSETPWPSDEQPYKMPEKEYNETPPPNETTSPPAGDPSIPIPTLGAVAYDAAQSSVTIPVAYPEGSEGLHLIVYVKFPDHDFVQPFSPDAQPGGSNQIHIPLSIEGEPISPGNYSFWACLQSPETGATGNPSPVAVLTITD; encoded by the coding sequence ATGGCATCTCCCCCAAAAAGAACCCCATCGAAAAGGCCTCGAAAGAAGAAACGTGTTTCGAAGTTGCGGGTCTTTTTAGTGAGTTTTGGCTCCGTATTCACATTGGCTTGTATAGCCTTATTGATTTATGTTCTGTACGTTGTCGCTGGAACTCCGGATTGGCATCCCGATACCTTGACCAACCAAAAACAAACATCCTTTGTTTATGATATGGACGGGAATCAAATTGCTGAGCTCCATGCCGCGGAGAATCGCCAGATGGTGGATTCATCAGAGATTCCTCAGCTTGTGAAGGATACCTTTGTAGCTGTGGAAGACAAACGGTTTAACGATCATTTTGGTGTGGATCCCATCCGTATTGTGGGTTCCTTTATTGCTGACTTAAAAAGTCAGTCCTGGAAAGAAGGTGCCAGCACCATCACCATGCAGCTGGCCAACAATGCTTTCATTGAGAACCCCCGGGAAAAAACCCTGGTTCGCAAGCTCCAACAAGCAGCTCTGGCGATCCAATTAGAACGGGAGTACACCAAAGATGAAATCCTCACCTTCTATCTTAACCGTATCTTTTTTGGTGAATCCTCTTTCGGTATTCAAGCTGCCGCCAAGACCTATTTCGGCAAAGATCTTAAGGCCCTAAATCCTGACGAAATCGCCCTTCTTGCCGGATTACCCCAGGCTCCCAGCGGCTATAACCCTTATTATCATCCTGAAGAAGCTAAAAAACGCCGGACCATCGTCCTGGGTGTAATGAAAGACTCAGGCCTCATCACAGCCGATGAGTATGACCAATATAAAGATGCACCTTTTGAGCATGTGGAAAATGTCAAAGCCAACCGAGCCGAATCTGAAAAGCCGGTAGTCGCCGGCACCAATTATCAATATCCTTATTTCGTTGATCATGTGATCGAAGAGCTCATCAATGAGCACGGCCTTACAGAAGACCAAATCTTCAACGGCGGCTTGAGAATCTATACCACGGTGGATACAAAGATTCAGGCAGCAGCAGAGAAGGAATTTGCCAATGCCGCCAACTTCCCACAAAGTGTGGATGAAACCCTTGTTCAAGGTGCTATGACCGTTCTCGATCCCAAGACAGGTGCTATTCGAGCTTTAGTAGGCGGCCGGGATCACAACACAGCCCGGGGATTCAATCGAGCCACTCGAGCCAGCCGCCAACCCGGTTCAACCGTTAAGCCTCTGGTTGTTTATGCCCCAGCTCTTGAAAAAGGCGGCTTTTTCCCAGGCACAGTCCTGGATGATATGCCCGTTAAATATAATGCCGGCAATGGTCAAGTATGGGCTCCCGTCAACTACGATACCGAATATGCGGGCTGGCGCGGTCTCATCACCATGCGTTTTGCTGTGCAGAACTCTGTCAACGTCTACGCGGTCAAACTCATGAACCTGGTAGGTATTGAATACAGTTGGAACTTTGCCAAAAACAGTCTCGGACTTCCCCTAGAAGAAGGCGATAAAGTACTGAGCTTAGCTCTAGGAACCAATCAGATGTCCACCTTAGATATGGCTTCCGCCTATGGCGTGTTTGCCAATAACGGAGTTCGAGTAGCCCCTCATGCGATAGAAAAAGTTCAGGATGCCAACGGCAAAGAAGTCCTCGTTCCGCAAGTTACCAAGGAACGGACCATGAAGGAAACCACCGCTTACCTTATGAACAGCATGCTGCGCAGCGTCGTCACCGGCGGAACAGGAACTCGGGCTCAGATTGGCAATTGGGCTGTTGCCGGTAAGACAGGCACTACCTCTCTGGATCCGGATATTTACGGTTACCGCACCGGGAATCCGGATGCCTGGTTCGCAGGCTATACGCCCGAATATGTAGGTGTGGTCTGGATGGGCTATGACAAAGATGATGAAACCTTAACTCACTATCTTCACAAAGTTTACGGCGGCCAGTACCCTGCCCAAATCTGGAAGAATGTTATGACCGCAGCTCATGAAGGCTTGACCGTACAGACAGAATTCCAGCAGCCTTCCGGCATTGTCGGCGGTGACTTCGATACTAAATCCGGATTAATACCCAGCAGTCTGACTCCCAAGGATTTTATCCGCAGAGAAATTGCCGCTCAAGGTGATTTCCCCACCCGTGTCAGTGATGTTTGGGTAGAAAAAGAAATTGATAAAGATCACCCAGAATATCTCGCAGGCACAGGTACCGTTAATAAAGAGAAAAAAGTATTCCTGAACATCACCGGTCGTGATTCCGAGACTCCTTGGCCAAGCGACGAACAGCCTTACAAAATGCCCGAAAAAGAGTATAACGAAACGCCACCTCCCAATGAGACGACTTCCCCGCCGGCAGGGGATCCCAGTATCCCGATCCCGACCCTGGGAGCTGTGGCTTATGATGCAGCCCAGAGCTCGGTGACCATCCCTGTCGCCTACCCCGAAGGAAGCGAAGGGCTCCACCTTATCGTTTATGTAAAATTCCCTGACCATGATTTTGTTCAGCCTTTCTCCCCCGATGCCCAGCCTGGAGGATCGAATCAGATTCATATTCCATTAAGCATAGAGGGAGAACCTATCTCACCGGGTAACTATAGTTTCTGGGCATGCTTACAAAGCCCTGAAACCGGAGCAACCGGTAACCCTTCCCCAGTGGCTGTCTTAACCATTACAGACTAA
- a CDS encoding IS1634 family transposase: MIRKDSKMRSGVLKTHVRVVEGYRPGPGMPTKQRTIRSFGYLEDQDDPEAFMAMVEEFNANFKQEVPLRIEVASNALMYSEENRRQNYGYKFLEAVYNLLEIDSFIKSYETSHRFRGEYSLNDIFKFLVLARILRPDSKRASCQMKDSFYGMRMNFTLPDVYRSLDHFADFEIELQRHLNEQVKGKIGRDLSYAFYDVTNYFFEIDFPDGGDDLRKKGVSKEHRTDPIAAMGLFMDLNGLPVNMSIFPGNTSDSLTLQPTMKEVKASYELGRLVVVADKGLNSSKNIDAIVNNSDGFVFSQIVKGKKGQRYHEKLFDESGWISNEGGTYRYKLFNEDYEGKDKDGKKELRTRKVLLYWSKPEADRARRKREEKLEKAACSVKNNAYSIKKGVDEYTKETLVDLESGEILENTKKLRSVDLEKAEKDAMYDGYFCIITSELDYDERKMRQVYGGLWRIEQSFRIMKTDLYARPVFVSKNEHIRAHFLICFVALLIIRILQHRMGRKALSAERIARALGAATCQVLKGGIIHLDDVGGAIAFEKVRNKKGELVDTLAFSDKDEVALDYKVIQDVFGTDFYTIYSRQEVFNKFLKKISL, translated from the coding sequence GTGATAAGAAAAGATTCTAAAATGCGAAGCGGCGTTTTGAAGACGCATGTACGTGTTGTGGAAGGGTATCGCCCTGGGCCGGGGATGCCCACCAAACAACGTACCATCCGAAGTTTTGGTTATCTCGAAGACCAAGACGATCCCGAGGCCTTCATGGCGATGGTAGAGGAGTTCAATGCGAACTTCAAGCAAGAGGTTCCCTTACGCATTGAAGTTGCATCCAATGCGCTGATGTATAGCGAGGAAAACCGGCGACAGAACTACGGATATAAATTCCTTGAAGCTGTCTATAACCTGCTCGAAATCGATTCGTTCATCAAGAGCTATGAAACATCGCATAGGTTCCGGGGGGAGTATTCACTCAACGACATTTTCAAATTTCTGGTGCTCGCAAGAATCCTCCGCCCGGATTCGAAGCGCGCCTCCTGTCAGATGAAGGACAGCTTTTATGGGATGCGTATGAACTTCACATTGCCGGATGTTTACAGGTCACTTGACCACTTTGCCGATTTTGAGATAGAGCTGCAGCGGCATTTAAATGAGCAAGTCAAGGGGAAGATCGGTCGCGATCTTTCCTACGCATTCTATGATGTGACCAACTATTTCTTCGAGATCGACTTCCCCGATGGTGGGGATGACCTGCGCAAGAAGGGTGTGTCGAAGGAGCACCGCACCGACCCGATCGCCGCGATGGGCCTTTTCATGGATTTGAACGGACTTCCGGTCAATATGTCGATTTTCCCTGGCAATACCAGCGATTCCCTCACACTTCAGCCGACGATGAAGGAGGTCAAGGCATCCTATGAGCTGGGCAGGCTGGTGGTGGTCGCCGACAAGGGACTCAATTCTTCGAAGAATATCGACGCGATTGTGAACAATAGTGATGGCTTCGTCTTCTCTCAGATAGTCAAAGGGAAAAAAGGGCAGCGCTATCATGAAAAGCTGTTTGATGAAAGTGGGTGGATATCGAACGAGGGTGGTACATACCGATACAAGCTGTTTAACGAAGACTACGAGGGAAAGGACAAAGACGGGAAAAAAGAACTACGGACAAGGAAAGTGCTTCTCTATTGGAGCAAGCCAGAAGCCGACAGGGCTAGACGCAAGCGGGAGGAAAAGCTTGAAAAGGCGGCGTGCTCCGTCAAGAACAATGCTTATAGCATCAAAAAAGGAGTCGATGAATACACAAAAGAAACTCTCGTTGACTTGGAGAGTGGCGAGATTCTGGAAAACACGAAAAAGTTACGTAGCGTGGATTTGGAAAAGGCAGAGAAGGATGCGATGTATGACGGCTATTTTTGTATCATCACCAGTGAACTTGACTATGATGAGCGGAAAATGCGCCAGGTGTACGGTGGCCTTTGGCGGATAGAGCAGTCGTTTAGGATCATGAAAACGGATCTTTATGCCAGACCCGTCTTCGTGAGCAAGAATGAGCATATCCGTGCCCATTTCCTGATCTGCTTCGTTGCACTACTCATCATCCGAATCCTTCAGCATCGTATGGGAAGAAAGGCACTGTCAGCTGAACGGATTGCAAGAGCGTTGGGTGCCGCGACATGTCAGGTTTTGAAGGGCGGCATCATCCACCTCGATGATGTCGGCGGTGCGATCGCATTTGAAAAGGTGCGAAATAAAAAAGGCGAGCTAGTGGACACGTTGGCATTTTCGGATAAAGATGAGGTTGCTCTAGACTACAAGGTAATACAGGATGTGTTCGGTACGGATTTCTACACTATTTATTCAAGGCAAGAGGTGTTCAACAAGTTCCTGAAGAAGATATCCCTGTAG
- the tyrS gene encoding tyrosine--tRNA ligase, protein MNILDDLKARGLVYQTTDEEALYKRLESPMTLYCGFDPTADSLHIGHLLPVLMLRRFQLAGHCPIALVGGGTGLIGDPSGKTSERTLNPTEVVQEWANRIKEQLSCFLDFEGVGNPAIMANNYEWLGTINVIEFLRDIGKNFSLGSMLAKESVESRMSRGISFTEFSYQILQSYDFLKLNELYGCEMQIGGSDQWGNITSGTDLIRRMSVGEDRQVHGLTVPLVTKSDGTKFGKTEGGAVWLDPDKTSPYKFYQFWINTDDRDVVKYLNFFTFLSIEEIQGLAQEVESQPEKRNAQRMLAKEVTELVHGVEARERAEKISQALFTGGIANLTAKEVEEGFSDVPSADVEDQEMLLVDALIKVGAVSSRRQARESMESGAVYVNGIRQTDTTLTVAQLDKIESRFIVIRRGKKNYYLVKLV, encoded by the coding sequence ATGAATATTCTCGATGATTTAAAAGCCAGAGGTTTAGTCTATCAAACAACGGACGAAGAAGCATTGTATAAGCGTCTTGAATCACCGATGACCTTATATTGTGGTTTTGATCCGACTGCGGACAGTTTACATATTGGACACCTGCTGCCCGTCTTAATGCTCAGACGCTTTCAACTTGCGGGACATTGCCCCATTGCACTGGTGGGCGGGGGTACCGGCTTAATTGGCGATCCCAGCGGCAAAACCAGCGAACGGACGCTTAATCCTACGGAAGTGGTTCAGGAATGGGCTAATCGTATTAAAGAGCAACTGAGTTGCTTCCTTGATTTTGAGGGAGTTGGGAATCCGGCTATTATGGCCAATAATTATGAATGGCTGGGAACTATTAATGTAATTGAGTTTCTGAGGGATATTGGGAAGAACTTTTCTTTGGGAAGCATGCTTGCTAAAGAATCCGTGGAGTCAAGAATGAGCCGGGGGATCTCTTTTACGGAATTTAGCTATCAGATTCTGCAGTCCTATGATTTTCTCAAGCTCAATGAACTTTATGGCTGTGAGATGCAAATTGGTGGCAGTGACCAGTGGGGGAATATCACCTCCGGGACGGATTTGATTCGCCGCATGTCTGTGGGAGAAGATCGTCAGGTTCACGGCTTGACGGTACCCTTGGTCACTAAAAGCGATGGAACCAAGTTCGGCAAGACAGAAGGCGGAGCGGTCTGGTTGGATCCGGACAAGACCTCACCCTATAAGTTCTATCAATTCTGGATTAATACCGATGATCGGGATGTGGTGAAGTACCTTAACTTCTTCACCTTCCTTTCCATTGAAGAAATTCAGGGGTTAGCTCAGGAAGTGGAGAGTCAACCAGAAAAACGGAATGCCCAGAGGATGCTGGCCAAGGAAGTCACCGAGCTGGTTCATGGAGTTGAAGCCCGTGAGCGGGCGGAGAAGATTTCCCAGGCTTTGTTCACCGGCGGGATAGCCAATCTGACTGCTAAAGAAGTGGAAGAAGGCTTCAGTGACGTACCTTCAGCAGATGTGGAGGATCAGGAAATGCTGCTCGTGGATGCCCTGATCAAGGTAGGTGCCGTATCCTCCAGAAGACAAGCCCGGGAGTCTATGGAGAGCGGCGCGGTATATGTAAATGGCATTCGGCAGACTGATACAACACTTACGGTAGCGCAGCTGGACAAGATCGAAAGTCGGTTTATCGTCATTCGGCGGGGGAAAAAGAATTACTACTTAGTGAAGCTGGTTTAG
- a CDS encoding sulfite exporter TauE/SafE family protein, which yields MNIFMGLAIGLLSGFFGGLVGLGGGIIMIPLMVGLLKINQHMAHGTSLVGVVFTGISGAITYSLSGSIELVPALLLASTAMITARLGARYATSLPEWKLKRSFGYFLIFVTIVFLLKPYLGEFSLSSTVWIKTIILLGIGAFAGFLSGMMGVGGGSIMVPAMVIFAGMGQQVAQGISLLAMIPASAIGAFTHNRNGNVHTKILPGLVVGILPGTFLGGSLAHILPEVALRIIFAIVVVYTAIKNIRAKKPETAVEPST from the coding sequence ATGAATATATTTATGGGGCTGGCAATCGGCTTGCTGTCGGGATTTTTCGGTGGTCTTGTTGGCTTGGGCGGCGGAATCATTATGATCCCTCTTATGGTAGGCCTTTTGAAAATTAATCAACATATGGCTCATGGTACCAGCTTGGTAGGCGTGGTTTTCACCGGGATTTCAGGTGCTATAACATATTCCCTGAGTGGTTCCATTGAGTTAGTGCCGGCACTTCTATTGGCCTCTACAGCGATGATAACGGCCAGATTAGGAGCCCGTTATGCTACATCTCTTCCGGAGTGGAAATTGAAAAGATCCTTTGGGTATTTTCTTATTTTTGTAACCATAGTTTTTTTGCTAAAACCATATCTCGGAGAGTTTTCCCTATCCTCAACTGTATGGATAAAAACAATCATATTGCTAGGCATTGGCGCTTTTGCGGGATTTCTTTCTGGAATGATGGGAGTCGGCGGTGGGTCGATCATGGTACCTGCTATGGTAATTTTTGCAGGTATGGGTCAGCAGGTAGCTCAGGGAATTTCGCTGCTTGCTATGATTCCGGCATCGGCAATCGGCGCTTTTACACACAATCGTAACGGGAATGTTCACACAAAAATCTTACCGGGTTTAGTAGTGGGTATTCTACCGGGTACATTTTTGGGCGGCTCCTTAGCTCACATATTGCCAGAGGTTGCCTTGCGCATTATTTTCGCAATTGTGGTAGTCTATACAGCCATAAAGAATATTAGAGCTAAAAAACCCGAAACCGCTGTGGAACCGTCTACATGA